GAACCAGAACCCATCCCCGAATCGTCAGAAACACCACAAGAAGTTGAGATCGTCCTAGGAGATTTGACAAAGGTATTGAAGATGAGATCAGCATTTCCAGCTCTGGAGAAAGAGAAGATGGTTTCCTTCTTAAGGGCAAACCAAGATGTTTTCGCCTGGAAACACGAGAATATGCCCAAAATTGATAGGAAGATCATACAGCATCGTCTCAATGTCAACCCATAGTGCAAACCTGAACAACAGAAGTGGAGAATATTTGCACTAGAGCACAACAAAGCTATAACTAAAGAAGTAGAGAAGCTACTAGAAGCTAGTTTCATTAGGGAAGCCTTCTACCCAGATTGGCTAGCAAACGTGGTAATGGTAAAGAAGAGCAAtggaaaatggaggatgtgcatTGATTTCACAGACTTGAACAAAGTCTGGCCAAAGGATAGCTTTCCCTTGCCaaggattgatcaactggtagactAAACTGCTGGACACAAAATCTTAACTATCATGAACGCATTTTATGGATACAACCAAATCCTCATGGACGAAGAAGACCTCGTTCGTCACCAACTAAGGGTTGTACTGCTACAAAGTTGGattgaagaacgcaggagccacataccaaAGATTGGTCAATCGTATGTTCTCTcaccaaattgggaggaatatAGAAGTATATGTAAAGGATATGCTAGTGAAAAGGAAGAAGCCAACCACTTAGACGATCTAAAAGAAACCTTCAGCATATTACGTAAGTACAACATGAAGTTAAACCCTACAAAGTGTGTTTTTACTGTTGCTTTAgggaaattcttgggattcatggtgtcccaacgAAGCATAGAGGCAAATCCAGATAAAGTAAAGGCAATAATCAAGGTCAAATCACCAAAAACAGTGAAGGAGGTTCAGAGCTTGACAGGAAAGGTCGCAGCACTAAACAGATTCGTCTCCAGGGCAATGGAAAAGTGCATGCCATTCTTCAAGGTCTTGAAAAAATCCTTCCAGTGAACTAACAAATGTGAAGAAGCCTgtgcaaaattaaaatagtatttgACGAAGCCACCATTACTAAGTCCCTCGATGATGGGGGAGAAGCTATACCTCTACTTAGCAGTGTCCAATACCACGGTAAGTCCGGCActgatcagaaaagaagaaaatgccCAAAAGCCAATCTACTATACCAGCCAGGCATTCTAGGGAGCAAAGGCAAATTACCCAAGGATGGAAAAGATAGCTTTCGCATTGTTGATCTCTTCTAGGAAACTCCATTCTTACTTCCAAGCACATTCCATCGTCGTCATGACAGACCAACCAATAAGAAAGACGATGAACAAGATAGATACAGCAGGACGACTTATTCAAGGAACAATTGAACTGGGCCAATTCAACATCGAATATCGGCCTCGAGCAGCGatcaaagcccaaatattagtGAACTTCATCGCAAAATTCACTTACCCCTGCAAGGAAGAAGAACTCCCCATGAAAACATGGACAGTCCAAACAAATGGGTCTACCACGAAGAAAGTAGGAGGGGCAGGAGTAGTGCTCATATCTCCACAAAGAGAAATACTGACGTATGCAGTTAGACTACAATTCTCAGTAACgaataacgaggctgagtatgaagcatTGCTAACAGGACTAAGCCTAGCAAAAGCTCTCAAAGCAAAGAATCTTATTGTCCAAGCTGATTCTTAGCTAATAATTGGACAAGTGAAGGGAGACTATGAAGCCAAAGAAGAGAGGATGCAGAAGTATCTAAAGATTGTCCAACAATTCTCGCAACACTTTGATGGCCTAGACTTTGTGCAAATCCCTCGGGCCAAAAATGTAGAAGCTGACTTCCTAGAAAGATTGGCCTCATTAGACAACTATAATACAACCTCCGAACTATGTGTAGAGATAAGGGGGCAACCAAGTACAGAAGGTGAGCAAGTTCTAAAGGTAAAAGAACAAGATGAGTAGATGACTCCCATCGTTCGTTACTGGAAAGAAGGATGGCTCCCAGAAGATAAAACAGAAGAAAGGAAGATACATATCAGAGCAGCTTGCTTCGTCATTATTGACGGTGTACTGTACAAATGAGGTTATTCACTCCCACACTTAAGATGTGCCAAGTCAGAAGAAGCAGATTATGTGCTCTGTGAGATTCATGAGggaatttgttaaaattatgtTAGAGCAAGGTCTTTAACAGGAAAGGCACTTAGAGCGGGATATTACTGGCCGACCTTACAAAAGGACGCACACGACCTCGACAGAGCATGCGATAAGTGTCAATGCTTCACAAATATCTAGATGAGACCAGGAGGATGACACCCAAATCCTCAccatggccattcgctcaatggggaatTGACATTATGGGCCCATTCCCTTTAGGGAAGAAGCAACTCAAATTTCTGATCATtgcaattgattacttcacaaaatAGGTAGAAACAGAACTAGTAACAACGATAACAGAGGCTAAAGTCACAAggtttgtatggaagaacatcatCTGCAGGTTCAGAGTCCTACGTGTCATAATTTCAAACAACGGAAAGTAGTTCG
The sequence above is drawn from the Castanea sativa cultivar Marrone di Chiusa Pesio chromosome 5, ASM4071231v1 genome and encodes:
- the LOC142634552 gene encoding uncharacterized protein LOC142634552, with protein sequence MEKIAFALLISSRKLHSYFQAHSIVVMTDQPIRKTMNKIDTAGRLIQGTIELGQFNIEYRPRAAIKAQILVNFIAKFTYPCKEEELPMKTWTVQTNGSTTKKVGGAGVVLISPQREILTYAVRLQFSVTNNEAEYEALLTGLSLAKALKAKNLIVQADS